GGTGAGCTCACCTGTTTCACAGCAATGCTGACCCGGACGGAGTTGATGGAGCCCTCAATCAgaaccttttctttctcattcctgCTGATGGTCACAGGTTGTAACAGGAGTTCTTTGCTACTCCTGAAAACACAATGTCACAAAGGCCGCTGTACTAGAGAGGGACACACTGTTCAGGGAAATCCCACAGCAGGTCCTGGAATCACTATCTGAGACCGTAGTCCAAGGAACAGGAGACTCACAAACAGAATGAGGACGTCTCACAAACAGAATGAGGGCACTCTCAGATGGGCGCCAGGGAGCGTACTCTCCAATGCAAAGAGCATAGGCTCTGGAGTCAGGGTGGAAAGGTTTTGAAATCCAGCCTCCTGTTATTTTCCCTGGGAAAGTTACCCTACTGGaatctccattttctcatctgtaaaatgactcATTCCTGTTCCACTGGCAAGGACTGAGAGAGATAGATCAAAGAGGATCAAGCATCCAACACAAGGTAGGAGCTTTGCAAATGGTAGCTCTTAATTTAGTAACTACAGACAAACCCACACACCATTTAAAGAATAAGAAGAGAGAGACACCTCAGAGAGAAGGACAAGCTAACACAGTTTGGCATGTTTTAATGATCAACCCCTAATGATTCGCTTATTCAGCATTAAGATCCCTCCCAGCTCAGCCCCCCGTTTTGATGCCTCTGGGTTCCCAGATCTATGTAATGGTAATCACTGTGGTGGTGGTGTCTGTGAGCTGTTGTCCTGTTGAAATGCCTAGTGGAAACCATGTATATTCAGAAACATAACACAACACATGCTAACatcttgtcatttaaaaaaaattccaatcaTATCAGCACAGTGTGGTAATACCATGTatctcatttatatatgtatgtccCAGATTAAACTTTAAGGAGTAAAAATAACAACTTGTTTAGTAAACATAAACTAGATAAAAGAATATAATCCAAAATGCAGAATTGCAGAATATTTGCAGGAGATATATTGAGTCCAGGTTGGtcgggggaaaaaaatctttgattttaccctggctggcgtggctcactagattgagcaccagcccgtgaaccaaagggttgctggttcaattcccagtcagggtgcaagaGACAGCTGGTCagtgtgtctcttgcacatcgatgtctctctccctctctttttacccccttacccctctccccccaaaacaaataaatcttttttaaatcattcatatttaaattagGAAAGAACAGAGATAACATCTCAGATAACCAAATTCTCCATCCTCTTCTCAAACTGCCAGTGGGTTTGGTAATACTACAGGAAGTCCTACCTTGTGTCAAGCAATCTTGGCTCCAGAGTAGCTTCTCCCCTGGGTTTTGTCCTGCCAACCCACTGACCCTATTTTCTGAACTCCAAATTGGGAACCACTGTTCCCATCTGGCAGCAagacaaaatatgtgaattgtTGTGGTCCCAACAATGCCAGAATAGAAGTTCAAGGCACATTCTAGACAATAGCCATCTGAGGCTGCACCCATCCCCACACTCGACCTTTTCTTTCCCTACCTGACTTCTACTTCCGGCTTGTTGTGTCGTTCCACAACTTGGGAAGAGAAGTtctccaggcagagggcagcctGCAGTGTGGCCCGCACGGCACTCAGGTAGGGGCGGAGAGTGGCAGTCTGTAGGAAAAACCCCAAGGGAGGATCAGAATCTGTCTCACCAAACCCAATGGCCCTCTGCTCTAGCTACTCAGGAGCCAGGCAGtactgggggtgctgggggtgccgGGCTCTCCAACACCAAAGTAAACAGAGCAGATGAGGCCTTCAGGGTACCTTCCATTCTAAgtctagaccagtggttctcaacggGAGCATTTTGCCTGCCAGGGGGCattcagcaattttgagattttttcaCTGACACTACTTGGGATAGGAGTGCCACTGGCACTGAGAAGAGAGGCCAAGCATACCACTAAACATTCTACAATGCGCATCAAAGAATCATTCAGCCCCATATAGTGCTGAAGTTGATAAACTCCGGTCTAGAGGCTTATAGGTAAATAATTATCCTCTATCTTTTAAGCAAAAAAATGGGTAATTCTACTATGTGTTATGCACTGAGCTAAGTGCTTGAAATTCAAAGATGATTAATACCATCTCTACCCTTAAACAGCTCAATGGGgagggaaaaatacaatataaaggaTAACTGTGACATAGATTTACAAGTTATATTTGTAGAAGTGGGCTTTTACTTGAAGATAGAAAAGGATTAGAATTTTACAATGATAGAAGGAAAGTCCCACTAGAAGGGTCATCTTCTAGCTACATTGGCCTATTATTTCCTTATGTTAGCCAAGTTCCTTCCCACCTCAGGGTTTCACACATGCTGAACCATCTATCTGCAGGCTTTGCTACCCTGTCTTCGCCTAAGTCATCCTTCAGATGGTGAGTTATTCAGGAAATACGTCTTCCTTCCTCAGACAAGTCTTTCTTGGCTTCCCCTTCATTGCATTTCTCATAATTTACAATGTCATACATGTTTATACAATCATCATACATCTTTAGTAAAGTGATCTCTCCTTCACTAGACTGTCAGCTTCATGGTCAGCAGACCATGTCTACTTTATCCAAATCTACATTATCTTACACCTAGCTCTGTTAGTACCTAACATATGTATATAGTGCCTTATTCATTTTCTGTACAATAAACGAATGAATGAAAGTAGTGTTTTAAGCAAGGTTAAAATAACACAAGGCATTAAGAGTTCTGGAATAGTAATAAGTGCAACATTGCTGTACATGGGAAATATTTTAGATTCAGTAGATGATACTGCAATAGTAGCCTGGAGATTCATGAAGAATCTCAAATGCCAGACTACTGAGTTTAGCTTTTCTTTTATGGTGATAAGGAACTGCTGGGGCTTTCTGAGGGGGAAGTTGTATGACTACAGCTGCATGAAGGTTCTGTGGACAATGAACTGGAGAGGGAAGTGAGACATAATGCAGAGAGGGTTATTCAAAGAGTGCTGATGAGAGCCTGGACTGGGGCTGTGGAAGAGGATGAGCAGAGTATCACAGGGGTTACACTGACACAAGATGTAGATGATCATGGAATAAAAACACCTCCCAACAAACTATGGTCCATCagtacaatgaaatactacagcaataaaaaggaataactaCTGACAgacacaacatggatgaatctcaaatgcattatGGTAAGAAGCTACATTAAAAAGCCTACATATGGAACAATTCCATTTACGACaatctggaaaagacaaaagtatAGGGGGAAAAGTCACTGGTTGCCtcgggttgggggagggggcttgaGAGAACATTTTGAGGTGCTAGAAAACTTCTGTACCTTGATTGTAGCAGTGGTTACAAGATTGTgtttgtcaaaattcatagaTGGTAAATCTGAAAAGGCTGAATTTTAGGTGACCAGCTGAGTGACACCTGCCCTTTCACAATTAAAATAGACATAGCCTCATGTAATAACTCAACAAacttgcttttcaaaaaaaatcgaGAGGTATAGCCAATATAAGGAACAAAGGAGGACAAGCAAGTTTAGGGGAGAAGTGGAGTTTTGCTCTTGAGGCCTAATGTCAAGGTGTCTTCAAGACAGCCAGACAAATCTTGCAAAAGAGAGCTAAGAAGGCAAATTTAGGAGTCACCAGAATACACAAGGTCATCAGAGCCAGGAGACTAAACCACTTAACTCCCACGAATGCCCACATTTATCAAATGGATTTCCTGGGAGGAAGGAATCAGTAGTATCAGATCTTACGTACTACAGTAAGACTAACACGGTTGAGTTGTAGCCAGAAAGGGGTTTCGGTGCAGGCAGCATAAGAGATCGATCTGTCAGTACGGTAGAAGCAaggcaagagataaggaaaagaaTGGGATACGGAAGTGTAGGCGTTTCCCTTAGAAAACTCGGTTCAAGCGAGCAGGAGAGAACAGAGCAGCGTTATTTAATGAAGTTCTATTCTGGTTGGGGACGTGGCCCTACTGCATGCCTCGGCATCTCTGCAACGGGCTGAGGCCTACTATGTGCCTAAGAGACACTACCAAGAACCTAGGAAGCATCATTTCCGGCTTGCACCAAGCATCAGGAGTATTCCCTACCTATCCAGAGAGCCAGACGGTGAAGCCAACAGAACTGCTTCTTACCAGGGCGTCACCCGCTTGACCCTTCCTCACTTCGGCCCCTACCCCGCCCTCTTTCTCCCAGCCTCCTCATGCCCCCAACCCTCGGCTCTGGGCCTCTCCGCTGCAAAACCGTATCTCCCCCAGACCCACAGCTTTGAGGAAAAACAGGGACGGGGCGGCAACGGAGGGGGGGCGTCCCTGGCCGGGGGTCCCGGCACTCTCACCATCGCGGGCGCTGGCTGGGCCGGAAAGCGGAAGTGCGGAAGTGGCCAGGCCCGCGACGCCTGCCCTTTCGCCAGAAGCGCAGCCGTAGTCTCCTCCTGGACTTCCGGACGTTACCATCTGTACTCcgagtgggggaagggaagccTCGCAAAACTTGGTCCTTTATAAGTTTTCCCGCTGGGcttgtcttgatttttttaaattctttaagtttCAAATAGGTACTCAATCTTCTCCTGTTATCCATGCATCTCTTGCTTTTTACTTTGAGTTTCTCGTCCTTTTTGTCGCTTTTTTCCCCCATAGTTATGCAATGGTGCAGCCCGGCCGCAGGTTGGGCACCATATTTGGACAGGACGAGGCGGAGGAGACCTTCGTTCCTTCCGGTTCTGCGCCCCCCATCCTTTCTCCGGGCCCCTCCTACCGCCAGCCCTTGGGGCTCGGCGGGACTAACCGCCTGACCGAAAGCCCGGCTGCCTAGCCCCGCCTTCCATCCCCGGCAGTTCCCTCGGGTACACCCGAGGCATATACCCCTCACCCCACCTGCAGTGGGCTAGCTGCCGGCCAGCAAACCCTCCCCGGCAAGCCACTGTGGGCTCGTCCTTGCGTTTCTCCGCCCCCGCGTCAACTGCAGGGGGCCCGCTCACAGCCAGTTCCGGGTGGTTGATCCACCAACCGGAACTCCCCGCCCCCTCTCGCGGCCCGGGGGCCGTAGATGGTCGGAGTGTGGAGGCAGAGGGGCGGGGGCCGCATTAGGGGGTCCCAAGAGGACAGGGACGCTGAAGGCGGGGCATCGGGCGACCCAAGGGTGGGACCAACCATTGAGCAGTCCCACTtcttctgtgccaggcactgaactGGGCTCTTGACGAGCATCATCTCTTAATCCTCAGAACACCCCGGGGAGGTAGGTACcgttgttatccccattttacagattcagTCTTCATATGGAGAAACAGACCCAGACTtctttgtccccattttacagatgggaaaacagagcCTCGAGAAGGTTAAGTAACATCATCAGGATCacataaatagaaaatgataaaGCCTGGGCTTGGACCCAGGTGTGCCTGGCTTACCAGCTACATTCTTAACTATTGTCAGAAGCAAAGGTGGGAAGGGGTGAGACAAGACAAGGCTGGGAGGCACAGCGAATATTAGCATTGTAAGAATGGGATGCTTGGAACTGAGGCTTAGCTGATCTCCAGGAGGAAGAGAACAAATGGAAGAGCATTGGGGAAGACAGGGCATAGTAGATCCTGGTGATGAAGGGCCCATACTTAGAACTAACTGCTTCCATCTTGGTAAGCCTGGGCATGTACCCACCCTTACAgagtctctgtttccttatttgtaaagtggAGATCAGGTGATACCTGCTCATAGGGTTGAGTGAGGAATTCAACGAGAGGCTGGTAAAATGTTTGCACTTTGCTTGGTGCACAGTAGGTGCTTTGTGAATAGGACCTGTGTTGTCAACCTTGTCAATAGGGTACCGAAGCCTGGCTTTCTCCTTGAGGCTCTCCTAAGATGGAGGGAGCCCTTGGGCTTTGCTTGTGACATTTTATCTCCCATCAATGGTCTTCTCCTCTCCAGCTCCACAGTGTCcagtgtcctgtgtcctgggccaTGAGTGAGCTGAAGGACTGCCCCTTGCAGTTCCATGACTTCAAGTCTGTGGACCACCTGAAAGTTTGTCCACGTTACACGGCGGTGCTGGCCCGCTCAGAGGATGACGGCATCGGCATCGAGGAGCTGGATACTCTTCAGCTGGAGCTTGAGACCCTGCTTTCCTCTGCCAGTCGGCGCCTGCGAGTGTTGGAGGCTGAAACCCAGGTGATACCCTACAGAGAGAACATCACCAGGGATGGACTATGATTAAGTTATGGGTGGGTCATTGAGTTAGCCCCATCGGCTAAGGCCTGTGGTACAGGAGGttagaggggcagagagagacccAAATTGGGCTTGTGTGATATGCAGGAATGTGTGTCATCCTCATAAATTGCAAGATTGCTAATTTACTACACATTTATTGACCACCCCCCTCCATTATATTGTGGGTACTGTACAG
This DNA window, taken from Phyllostomus discolor isolate MPI-MPIP mPhyDis1 chromosome 7, mPhyDis1.pri.v3, whole genome shotgun sequence, encodes the following:
- the ARPC4 gene encoding actin-related protein 2/3 complex subunit 4 isoform X2; its protein translation is MTATLRPYLSAVRATLQAALCLENFSSQVVERHNKPEVEVRSSKELLLQPVTISRNEKEKVLIEGSINSVRVSIAVKQGYDISFLITNFHTEQMYKHKLVDFVIHFMEEIDKEISEMKLSVNARARIVAEEFLKNF